One Fusarium oxysporum f. sp. lycopersici 4287 chromosome 8, whole genome shotgun sequence genomic region harbors:
- a CDS encoding phosphatidylinositol 3-kinase (At least one base has a quality score < 10): MFDEDNQVQKGRQKCLVHRYKNADGTDNSTTPALVSTKKKTTRKGEVPPLDKDAEELERMETLFKKHEMGEIPRVDWLDQMVFRSFEKRGLQAAKSSMKMLQRQRAINGENDPDNQDGENKDGRPGQSTFLLNVELPRFDFPVVFADHEYDPPPISAFQNLSVSQASLANRQPEVHYGPGINAVGESSSVPGRRLIKVYDPEVGHRDNPAEAKHRRLFRSSYRHGIIDKNLKPNAKVRDELNLIMSYSPTHVLTPEEADLVWKFRYHLTRDKRALTKFVKSVNWRDQGEARQAIQVLGRWTAIDVDDALELLGPSFDNSAVRSYAVDRLRKADDKELLLYLLQLVQALKYEHISADSEEESSQDSSLARFLIQRAAANFLLGNYFHWYLMVECDDASPEQGIDNRNIYRKVAYDFMAELVKQPDGQETRKTLLRQAELVAILSRIAQEVKTSNESIPKKVDRVKHFLADPKNELLSFDPPLPMPLDPSVLITSIIPDQTVVFKSSLNPFKCTFRTTTGSSYAIIFKLGDDLRQDQLVIQIITLMDQLLQKENLDLKLSPYKILATSTSAGASQFVQSQSLSSIANKFKNNPALAYLKINNPDDNQPLGVRQETLDTYVRSCAGYCVITYILGVGDRHLENLLLAPDGHFFHADFGYILGRDPKPFAPLMKLSKEMVDCMGGVNSEYYKQFKQYCFLAFTALRKNSNLILNLFSLMVDANIPDIRLEPDKAVLKVRDRFHLELSEEEALSHFDRIIEEAQTSYAPVVIDKLHEWAQAFRA, from the coding sequence ATGTTTGACGAGGACAATCAAGTACAGAAGGGAAGACAAAAGTGTCTTGTTCACCGATACAAGAATGCAGACGGTACCGACAACTCAACAACGCCCGCGCTGGTTTcgacaaagaagaaaacaacGCGGAAAGGGGAAGTCCCTCCACTAGATAAGGATGCAGAGGAGTTAGAACGGATGGAGACCTTGTTCAAGAAACACGAGATGGGCGAGATCCCTCGGGTTGACTGGCTGGATCAGATGGTCTTTCGGAGCTTTGAGAAACGAGGCCTACAAGCTGCAAAATCGTCAATGAAAATGCTCCAGAGACAACGAGCTATCAACGGTGAGAACGATCCGGACAATCAAGATGGCGAAAACAAGGATGGACGCCCTGGACAGTCGACGTTCTTACTGAACGTGGAGCTGCCACGTTTCGATTTCCCTGTTGTCTTCGCTGACCACGAATACGATCCGCCCCCGATTTCAGCTTTCCAGAATCTCTCGGTTTCGCAGGCAAGCCTTGCAAATCGTCAGCCGGAGGTTCATTACGGCCCAGGTATCAATGCCGTGGGCGAGAGCTCTTCGGTACCTGGGAGACGGCTCATCAAAGTCTACGACCCTGAAGTTGGACACAGAGACAACCCTGCAGAGGCCAAGCATCGAAGACTATTCAGAAGCTCGTATAGGCACGGCATCATTGATAAGAACTTGAAGCCGAATGCCAAGGTTCGAGATGAGCTCAATCTCATAATGTCATATTCTCCAACTCATGTTCTCACCCCAGAGGAGGCAGATCTGGTATGGAAATTCCGTTACCACTTGACACGAGACAAGAGAGCGTTGACAAAGTTTGTCAAATCTGTCAACTGGAGAGATCAGGGCGAGGCGAGACAAGCTATTCAAGTTCTCGGGCGCTGGACTGCAattgatgttgacgatgcgCTGGAGCTCCTCGGACCATCCTTCGACAACTCTGCTGTGCGTTCGTACGCTGTAGACAGATTGCGAAAAGCCGACGACAAGGAACTTCTGctttatcttcttcaacttgttCAAGCGCTCAAGTATGAGCACATATCAGCAGATTCAGAAGAGGAAAGCAGTCAAGATTCATCCCTGGCCCGTTTCCTGATCCAGCGTGCGGCTGCCAACTTTTTGCTCGGCAACTATTTCCACTGGTATCTTATGGTTGAGTGTGACGATGCCAGCCCTGAGCAAGGGATCGATAACCGCAACATCTACCGCAAGGTCGCATACGACTTTATGGCCGAGCTTGTCAAGCAGCCAGATGGCCAGGAAACGCGCAAGACTCTTTTGCGCCAAGCAGAGTTAGTCGCTATTCTCTCGAGAATTGCTCAAGAGGTCAAAACGTCGAATGAATCCATTCCGAAGAAGGTCGACCGAGTTAAGCACTTTCTGGCTGATCCCAAGAACGAGTTGTTATCATTCGATCCGCCCTTACCGATGCCACTTGACCCTTCAGTACTGATTACGAGCATCATACCAGATCAAACAGTTGTGTTCAAGTCTTCACTAAACCCGTTCAAGTGCACCTTCAGGACAACAACTGGGAGCTCCTATGCCATTATCTTCAAGCTGGGCGATGATCTTAGACAGGATCAGCTTGTTATCCAGATCATCACTCTCATGGATCAACTGCTGCAGAAAGAGAACCTTGACCTCAAGCTGTCACCCTACAAGATCCTGGCGACAAGTACTTCTGCTGGCGCTTCGCAGTTTGTACAATCCCAAAGCTTGTCAAGCATCGCTAACAAGTTCAAAAACAACCCAGCTTTGGCCTACCTAAAGATTAACAATCCGGATGACAACCAACCTCTTGGCGTCCGACAAGAAACCCTGGACACGTACGTAAGATCTTGCGCAGGATACTGTGTCATCACTTATATCCTCGGCGTTGGCGATCGTCACCTGGAGAACTTGCTGCTTGCACCTGACGGCCACTTCTTCCATGCCGACTTCGGCTACATTCTTGGCAGAGATCCCAAGCCTTTCGCGCCTCTGATGAAGCTGTCCAAGGAGATGGTGGATTGCATGGGTGGCGTGAACTCAGAGTATTACAAGCAGTTCAAGCAGTACTGCTTCCTTGCGTTTACGGCACTACGCAAAAATTCAAATCTTATTCTTAATCTCTTTAGTCTCATGGTCGATGCCAACATCCCTGATATCCGACTTGAGCCTGATAAGGCAGTGCTCAAGGTCCGAGACCGTTTCCACTTGGAGTTgagtgaagaagaggcaCTGAGTCACTTTGACCGGATCATTGAGGAAGCCCAAACATCTTACGCTCCTGTTGTCATTGACAAGCTGCATGAGTGGGCACAGGCTTTCAGGGCATAG
- a CDS encoding phosphatidylinositol 3-kinase (At least one base has a quality score < 10) produces MSEYGRMDPFSFAGSKDVHHPVTIRIMNLEGDEPPFKYSTLLERPDLRHAGSNINPYSDLYVTVQIWAGSKPLTVPVQTAYKPFRSERKWNEWLQLPITYDSLPANSCLAITVWDLSPTGGKGAIGHAIPFGGTTLPMFDEDNQVQKGRQKCLVHRYKNADGTDNSTTPALVSTKKKTTRKGEVPPLDKDAEELERMETLFKKHEMGEIPRVDWLDQMVFRSFEKRGLQAAKSSMKMLQRQRAINGENDPDNQDGENKDGRPGQSTFLLNVELPRFDFPVVFADHEYDPPPISAFQNLSVSQASLANRQPEVHYGPGINAVGESSSVPGRRLIKVYDPEVGHRDNPAEAKHRRLFRSSYRHGIIDKNLKPNAKVRDELNLIMSYSPTHVLTPEEADLVWKFRYHLTRDKRALTKFVKSVNWRDQGEARQAIQVLGRWTAIDVDDALELLGPSFDNSAVRSYAVDRLRKADDKELLLYLLQLVQALKYEHISADSEEESSQDSSLARFLIQRAAANFLLGNYFHWYLMVECDDASPEQGIDNRNIYRKVAYDFMAELVKQPDGQETRKTLLRQAELVAILSRIAQEVKTSNESIPKKVDRVKHFLADPKNELLSFDPPLPMPLDPSVLITSIIPDQTVVFKSSLNPFKCTFRTTTGSSYAIIFKLGDDLRQDQLVIQIITLMDQLLQKENLDLKLSPYKILATSTSAGASQFVQSQSLSSIANKFKNNPALAYLKINNPDDNQPLGVRQETLDTYVRSCAGYCVITYILGVGDRHLENLLLAPDGHFFHADFGYILGRDPKPFAPLMKLSKEMVDCMGGVNSEYYKQFKQYCFLAFTALRKNSNLILNLFSLMVDANIPDIRLEPDKAVLKVRDRFHLELSEEEALSHFDRIIEEAQTSYAPVVIDKLHEWAQAFRA; encoded by the exons ATGTCTGAGTACGGGCGTATGGACCCGTTCTCCTTTGCGGGTTCTAAGGACGTCCATCATCCTGTGACTATTCGCAT TATGAACCTTGAGGGCGACGAACCTCCTTTCAAGTACTCTACTCTTCTCGAGCGCCCCGACTTGCGCCACGCTGGGTCCAACATTAA CCCATACTCTGACCTTTATGTCACAGTGCAGATCTGGGCTGGATCAAAACCCTTGACTGTCCCTGTTCAGACCGCTTATAAACCTTTTCGATCCGAGCGAAA ATGGAATGAGTGGCTACAGTTGCCTATCACATACGACTCCTTACCAGCGAACTCATGCTTGGCTATAACAGTGTGGGATCTATCACCGACTGGCGGCAAAGGGGCCATTGGCCATGCCATTCCGTTTGGCGGCACGACGCTGCCCATGTTTGACGAGGACAATCAAGTACAGAAGGGAAGACAAAAGTGTCTTGTTCACCGATACAAGAATGCAGACGGTACCGACAACTCAACAACGCCCGCGCTGGTTTcgacaaagaagaaaacaacGCGGAAAGGGGAAGTCCCTCCACTAGATAAGGATGCAGAGGAGTTAGAACGGATGGAGACCTTGTTCAAGAAACACGAGATGGGCGAGATCCCTCGGGTTGACTGGCTGGATCAGATGGTCTTTCGGAGCTTTGAGAAACGAGGCCTACAAGCTGCAAAATCGTCAATGAAAATGCTCCAGAGACAACGAGCTATCAACGGTGAGAACGATCCGGACAATCAAGATGGCGAAAACAAGGATGGACGCCCTGGACAGTCGACGTTCTTACTGAACGTGGAGCTGCCACGTTTCGATTTCCCTGTTGTCTTCGCTGACCACGAATACGATCCGCCCCCGATTTCAGCTTTCCAGAATCTCTCGGTTTCGCAGGCAAGCCTTGCAAATCGTCAGCCGGAGGTTCATTACGGCCCAGGTATCAATGCCGTGGGCGAGAGCTCTTCGGTACCTGGGAGACGGCTCATCAAAGTCTACGACCCTGAAGTTGGACACAGAGACAACCCTGCAGAGGCCAAGCATCGAAGACTATTCAGAAGCTCGTATAGGCACGGCATCATTGATAAGAACTTGAAGCCGAATGCCAAGGTTCGAGATGAGCTCAATCTCATAATGTCATATTCTCCAACTCATGTTCTCACCCCAGAGGAGGCAGATCTGGTATGGAAATTCCGTTACCACTTGACACGAGACAAGAGAGCGTTGACAAAGTTTGTCAAATCTGTCAACTGGAGAGATCAGGGCGAGGCGAGACAAGCTATTCAAGTTCTCGGGCGCTGGACTGCAattgatgttgacgatgcgCTGGAGCTCCTCGGACCATCCTTCGACAACTCTGCTGTGCGTTCGTACGCTGTAGACAGATTGCGAAAAGCCGACGACAAGGAACTTCTGctttatcttcttcaacttgttCAAGCGCTCAAGTATGAGCACATATCAGCAGATTCAGAAGAGGAAAGCAGTCAAGATTCATCCCTGGCCCGTTTCCTGATCCAGCGTGCGGCTGCCAACTTTTTGCTCGGCAACTATTTCCACTGGTATCTTATGGTTGAGTGTGACGATGCCAGCCCTGAGCAAGGGATCGATAACCGCAACATCTACCGCAAGGTCGCATACGACTTTATGGCCGAGCTTGTCAAGCAGCCAGATGGCCAGGAAACGCGCAAGACTCTTTTGCGCCAAGCAGAGTTAGTCGCTATTCTCTCGAGAATTGCTCAAGAGGTCAAAACGTCGAATGAATCCATTCCGAAGAAGGTCGACCGAGTTAAGCACTTTCTGGCTGATCCCAAGAACGAGTTGTTATCATTCGATCCGCCCTTACCGATGCCACTTGACCCTTCAGTACTGATTACGAGCATCATACCAGATCAAACAGTTGTGTTCAAGTCTTCACTAAACCCGTTCAAGTGCACCTTCAGGACAACAACTGGGAGCTCCTATGCCATTATCTTCAAGCTGGGCGATGATCTTAGACAGGATCAGCTTGTTATCCAGATCATCACTCTCATGGATCAACTGCTGCAGAAAGAGAACCTTGACCTCAAGCTGTCACCCTACAAGATCCTGGCGACAAGTACTTCTGCTGGCGCTTCGCAGTTTGTACAATCCCAAAGCTTGTCAAGCATCGCTAACAAGTTCAAAAACAACCCAGCTTTGGCCTACCTAAAGATTAACAATCCGGATGACAACCAACCTCTTGGCGTCCGACAAGAAACCCTGGACACGTACGTAAGATCTTGCGCAGGATACTGTGTCATCACTTATATCCTCGGCGTTGGCGATCGTCACCTGGAGAACTTGCTGCTTGCACCTGACGGCCACTTCTTCCATGCCGACTTCGGCTACATTCTTGGCAGAGATCCCAAGCCTTTCGCGCCTCTGATGAAGCTGTCCAAGGAGATGGTGGATTGCATGGGTGGCGTGAACTCAGAGTATTACAAGCAGTTCAAGCAGTACTGCTTCCTTGCGTTTACGGCACTACGCAAAAATTCAAATCTTATTCTTAATCTCTTTAGTCTCATGGTCGATGCCAACATCCCTGATATCCGACTTGAGCCTGATAAGGCAGTGCTCAAGGTCCGAGACCGTTTCCACTTGGAGTTgagtgaagaagaggcaCTGAGTCACTTTGACCGGATCATTGAGGAAGCCCAAACATCTTACGCTCCTGTTGTCATTGACAAGCTGCATGAGTGGGCACAGGCTTTCAGGGCATAG
- a CDS encoding hypothetical protein (At least one base has a quality score < 10) encodes MSLSRRTDAASKFTSSGRYTPEAMIVITCATISLYNGIELLLLILTSSRRHNDLFSWSLAVASIGVLPYASGWLVRYFDVIGDVANMLINDIGWILLTTGQALVLHSRLNLLFKSITILKVTKWMIILNAIIWHSAVTVLLFAISTQQKLDRNGAFIKVQKVQLAFFCAQDFLLSGLYIWKTMKIIKRKEAENQTPRIIWHLFAINVGIVLVDVTLLAVSFTNNFLWQQGIKAVAYSVKLKVEFVILGKLSDYVHKGGELISAEHPVFGFVEMEPEPPSRKQSTQPSATPDATHLERVRKQSNISAAESSRNREFMSDEIATDRSEGVKRRTLGKGKSKCMDDCCNTGVSASK; translated from the exons ATGTCTCTTTCGAGACGCACCGATGCCGCCTCCAAGTTTACGTCTTCGGGGAGATATACCCCAGAGGCCATGATAGTCATA ACCTGTGCCACTATTTCGCTGTACAATGGCATCGAgctgcttctcctcatcttgaCATCATCCAGGCGGCATAACGACCTCTTCTCATGGAGTCTTGCTGTGGCTTCCATCGGTGTGCTGCCGTATGCGAGTGGCTGGTTGGTTCGCTATTTCGATGTTATAGGGGACGTTGCAAATATGCTCATAAACGACATTGGCTGGATACTCCTGACTACCGGCCAAGCTCTTGTTCTACATTCTCGACTCAACTTGCTCTTCAAAAGCATCACCATTTTGAAGGTTACGAAATGGATGATTATCCTCAATGCTATTATATGGCACAGCGCAGTTACTGTTCTTTTATTTGCTATCAGCACGCAACAAAAGCTCGACCGCAACGGTGCATTCATCAAGGTCCAAAAGGTTCAGCTGGCATTCTTCTGTGCTCAAGATTTCCTACTTTCAGGCCTTTACATTTGGAAAACGATGAAGATCATcaagagaaaagaagctgAAAACCAGACTCCTCGAATAATCTGGCACCTGTTTGCTATTAACGTGGGAATCGTGCTAGTCGATGTCACGCTCCTCGCCGTAAGCTTTACCAACAATTTCCTATGGCAACAGGGCATCAAGGCAGTGGCCTACTCGGTAAAACTCAAGGTTGAGTTTGTTATACTCGGGAAACTCAGCGACTACGTTCACAAAGGAGGTGAATTGATCAGTGCCGAACATCCTGTGTTTGGATTTGTAGAGATGGAGCCCGAGCCTCCGTCAAGGAAACAATCGACACAACCATCAGCTACCCCTGATGCTACACATTTAGAAAGAGTGAGGAAGCAGTCGAATATTTCTGCTGCAGAGTCGTCGCGCAATCGAGAGTTCATGTCCGATGAGATCGCGACGGATAGAAGCGAAGGTGTTAAAAGGCGTACACTGGGTAAGGGCAAAAGTAAATGCATGGATGATTGTTGCAATACTGGAGTTTCGGCTTCAAAATAG